Proteins from a genomic interval of Procambarus clarkii isolate CNS0578487 chromosome 45, FALCON_Pclarkii_2.0, whole genome shotgun sequence:
- the LOC123769775 gene encoding uncharacterized protein isoform X3, producing MIPRHTLLLCRLVTVVVLALCTVGHITDAVQHTRGVASDESSRYGRSTNRTSKQTTSVELTNLEAPLTSIPESSVSSAAPAEVLSTLTSLHLTSDLGTSPSLLTTTVVPTNVSTRTLPNTYDDQPTSVIRGDLPINSDFEETVEDVSGLLFSPLETLFTPSEEPPGHEPTTSDDSVINHNPTGYLEMDLYAPEGSVFVNDIQSELTSVMELSNVTLESSQTTVSSFDLLRETPGNKPTNIEDIFADHSPSEHFEVDPLSRTSPSSVSANPSGLVTLKEFSAVTVELDQTTVFNFNEQEMPEYEPAALESPSISQSSTEGLEVGLHLHASSESVRVNPNELVSAKEFSHVSDVLSQPTVSSLDFLHKTSENERNTIENSFIDQNTEVNHEVELHSQLIFSSVRNNSRELSTLKELNHFTSSFNDTTVSSFNFIPMTPANEPISIENSFVTQSPAGGLEADFHSLARTVSIKENTSVLASVMALNDVTDSLKITVELKETTISSFSRLHEEDHTENVADTSKFASIDVHSDGLTPHTSSFQELYDSRIWFFIVLRGNCHLVKLDNTNVLASDFITSFSLLLLYSKDKIVVHSIECSGVKMTVNMTIDSSYYPNCEEDLNTLLSHRNLRIDLHNTSFYIESYETRRTLIFETKSDIEKDNFNILYLILGGVAVSIIFIIFAAIIFVIYRHLVLKKTKFNLGTLDTILSESPRSYKMEVDHTVRFSDTDTYYVKMYKSCSDLSSLDRYDQYGFIDHPTATIQSSPQASTNKKKSNRSIKQSHGGSYNLENRHRNLWLGRPTHAGDEIMTIRNVNILNPYDCNMREQEESLNPLLTNGSPNSRLETTAAHTDDNIDSSPCPPSVAPQNDVLKRMDDLISTTFSNSIPNITADPVGDTTYRTAYSNVIASLPAEMRVWPRRTAAQHNFPLLKDSGKPKPSQMINQDDILEV from the exons ATGATACCCCGACACACGTTGCTTCTCTGTCGTCTCGTGACAG TGGTGGTTCTCGCACTATGTACAGTGGGACACATCACCGATGCTGTGCAACACACCCGAGGTGTCGCCAGTGATGAGTCGTCAAGATACGGTCGCTCTACG AATCGAACATCGAAACAAACTACAAGCGTGGAACTAACCAATCTCGAAGCTCCATTAACCTCAATACCAGAATCTTCAGTGAGTTCGGCGGCACCTGCAGAAGTCCTTTCAACTTTGACCTCTCTTCATCTCACCAGTGACCTTGGAACTTCTCCAAGTCTACTGACGACGACTGTTGTTCCCACTAACGTCTCGACTCGTACTCTACCAAACACGTACGACGACCAACCTACATCCGTCATCCGAGGAGACTTGCCTATTAACTCGGACTTCGAGGAGACTGTCGAGGACGTGTCTGGCCTCCTCTTCTCGCCTTTGGAGACGCTCTTTACGCCTTCTGAAGAGCCGCCTGGACATGAACCCACAACCAGTGATGACAGTGTTATAAATCATAATCCTACAGGATACCTAGAAATGGATTTGTATGCACCTGAAGGTTCTGTATTTGTCAACGACATTCAGAGTGAGTTGACCAGTGTAATGGAGCTCAGTAACGTTACTCTTGAATCTAGCCAAACTACTGTTTCTAGTTTTGATCTTCTGCGCGAGACTCCTGGAAACAAACCCACAAACATCGAAGACATTTTCGCAGATCACAGTCCGTCAGAGCACTTTGAAGTTGATCCTCTTTCCAGAACATCCCCTTCATCTGTCAGTGCTAACCCGAGCGGGTTGGTTACTTTGAAGGAATTCAGTGCTGTTACGGTTGAATTAGATCAGACTACTGTTTTCAATTTTAATGAGCAGGAGATGCCAGAATATGAACCAGCAGCCCTCGAAAGCCCTTCCATAAGTCAAAGCTCGACAGAAGGCCTTGAAGTTGGTCTTCATTTGCATGCAAGTTCTGAATCAGTAAGAGTTAATCCAAACGAACTGGTCAGTGCAAAGGAGTTCAGTCATGTTTCTGATGTATTGAGCCAACCTACTGTTTCAAGTTTGGACTTTTTGCACAAGACGTCAGAAAATGAACGAAATACCATCGAAAATAGTTTCATCGATCAAAACACAGAAGTAAACCATGAAGTTGAGCTTCATTCTCAATTAATTTTCTCATCAGTTAGAAATAATTCGAGAGAGTTGTCTACGCTGAAGGAATTAAATCATTTTACTAGTTCATTTAACGACACTACAGTTTCTAGTTTTAACTTCATTCCCATGACGCCTGCAAATGAGCCTATATCAATCGAAAACAGTTTCGTAACTCAAAGCCCAGCAGGAGGCCTTGAAGCTGATTTTCATTCACTAGCAAGAACTGTCTCAATCAAGGAAAATACAAGCGTGTTAGCGAGTGTGATGGCATTAAATGATGTCACTGATTCTTTGAAAATTACGGTTGAATTGAAGGAGACCACTATTTCTAGTTTTAGTCGTCTGCACGAGGAAGATCACACAGAAAATGTGGCGGACACCAGTAAGTTTGCGTCCATTGATGTGCATTCAgacggcctcacccctcacacttcgTCGTTCCAGGAGCTGTACGACAGCAGGATATGGTTCTTCATCGTTCTTCGAGGTAACTGTCACCTCGTCAAACTGGATAACACGAACGTTCTTGCCTCTGACTTCATCACGTCCTTCTCGCTGCTGTTACTCTATAGCAAAGACAAAATAGTTGTCCACTCCATAGAGTGTTCGGGAGTCAAGATGACAGTGAACATGACAATAGATTCGTCATATTACCCAAACTGTGAAGAAGATTTGAACACCCTTTTATCGCACAGAAACCTCCGTATcgacctccacaacacctccttcTACATAGAATCTTATGAAACTAGGCGAACCCTTATTTTCGAAACAAAATCAGATATCGAAAAGGATAATTTTAATATCCTGTACTTGATCCTCGGAGGTGTTGCAGTGTCAATTATATTCATTATTTTCGCTGCCATAATATTCGTTATCTACCGACATTTGGTGCTAAAGAAGACCAAGTTTAATCTCGGAACACTAGATACAATTTTATCAGAATCCCCTCGAAGTTACAAAATGGAAGTGGATCACACTGTAAGATTCTCGGACACAGACACCTACTACGTCAAAATGTACAAAAGCTGCAGTGACCTTAGCTCTCTGGATCGTTATGACCAATATGGCTTCATTGACCATCCCACAGCTACCATACAGAGCAGTCCTCAGGCGTCAACTAACAAAAAGAAGTCAAATAGAAGTATTAAACAGAGCCACGGAGGTTCGTATAATTTGGAGAATCGCCACAGAAACTTGTGGCTAGGGCGCCCCACACACGCTGGCGACGAGATCATGACCATCAGGAATGTCAACATTCTGAACCCGTATGATTGTAACATGAGGGAACAGGAGGAAAGTCTAAATCCACTGTTGACGAATGGTAGCCCCAACTCCAGACTGGAGACGACAGCAGCGCACACAGACGACAACATAGATTCTTCTCCATGCCCGCCCTCTGTGGCGCCTCAAAATGATGTCTTGAAGAGAATGGACGACCTCATCTCCACCACTTTCTCCAACAGCATCCCCAACATTACTGCTGATCCCGTCGGAGACACCACTTACAGGACAGCGTATTCCAACGTCATCGCAAGCCTACCTGCAG AGATGCGTGTCTGGCCACGGCGCACCGCAGCCCAACACAACTTCCCACTCCTCAAAGACTCTG GGAAGCCGAAGCCATCTCAGATGATCAACCAGGATGACATCTTAGAGGTCTAG
- the LOC123769775 gene encoding streptococcal hemagglutinin isoform X1: protein MIPRHTLLLCRLVTVVVLALCTVGHITDAVQHTRGVASDESSRYGRSTNRTSKQTTSVELTNLEAPLTSIPESSVSSAAPAEVLSTLTSLHLTSDLGTSPSLLTTTVVPTNVSTRTLPNTYDDQPTSVIRGDLPINSDFEETVEDVSGLLFSPLETLFTPSEEPPGHEPTTSDDSVINHNPTGYLEMDLYAPEGSVFVNDIQSELTSVMELSNVTLESSQTTVSSFDLLRETPGNKPTNIEDIFADHSPSEHFEVDPLSRTSPSSVSANPSGLVTLKEFSAVTVELDQTTVFNFNEQEMPEYEPAALESPSISQSSTEGLEVGLHLHASSESVRVNPNELVSAKEFSHVSDVLSQPTVSSLDFLHKTSENERNTIENSFIDQNTEVNHEVELHSQLIFSSVRNNSRELSTLKELNHFTSSFNDTTVSSFNFIPMTPANEPISIENSFVTQSPAGGLEADFHSLARTVSIKENTSVLASVMALNDVTDSLKITVELKETTISSFSRLHEEDHTENVADTSKFASIDVHSDGLTPHTSSFQELYDSRIWFFIVLRGNCHLVKLDNTNVLASDFITSFSLLLLYSKDKIVVHSIECSGVKMTVNMTIDSSYYPNCEEDLNTLLSHRNLRIDLHNTSFYIESYETRRTLIFETKSDIEKDNFNILYLILGGVAVSIIFIIFAAIIFVIYRHLVLKKTKFNLGTLDTILSESPRSYKMEVDHTVRFSDTDTYYVKMYKSCSDLSSLDRYDQYGFIDHPTATIQSSPQASTNKKKSNRSIKQSHGGSYNLENRHRNLWLGRPTHAGDEIMTIRNVNILNPYDCNMREQEESLNPLLTNGSPNSRLETTAAHTDDNIDSSPCPPSVAPQNDVLKRMDDLISTTFSNSIPNITADPVGDTTYRTAYSNVIASLPAGNLNTITTTTGDSNFYPASYSSNTNTPSYNTAASNVTPTSKTSAENLCLTRITFLEMRVWPRRTAAQHNFPLLKDSGKPKPSQMINQDDILEV, encoded by the exons ATGATACCCCGACACACGTTGCTTCTCTGTCGTCTCGTGACAG TGGTGGTTCTCGCACTATGTACAGTGGGACACATCACCGATGCTGTGCAACACACCCGAGGTGTCGCCAGTGATGAGTCGTCAAGATACGGTCGCTCTACG AATCGAACATCGAAACAAACTACAAGCGTGGAACTAACCAATCTCGAAGCTCCATTAACCTCAATACCAGAATCTTCAGTGAGTTCGGCGGCACCTGCAGAAGTCCTTTCAACTTTGACCTCTCTTCATCTCACCAGTGACCTTGGAACTTCTCCAAGTCTACTGACGACGACTGTTGTTCCCACTAACGTCTCGACTCGTACTCTACCAAACACGTACGACGACCAACCTACATCCGTCATCCGAGGAGACTTGCCTATTAACTCGGACTTCGAGGAGACTGTCGAGGACGTGTCTGGCCTCCTCTTCTCGCCTTTGGAGACGCTCTTTACGCCTTCTGAAGAGCCGCCTGGACATGAACCCACAACCAGTGATGACAGTGTTATAAATCATAATCCTACAGGATACCTAGAAATGGATTTGTATGCACCTGAAGGTTCTGTATTTGTCAACGACATTCAGAGTGAGTTGACCAGTGTAATGGAGCTCAGTAACGTTACTCTTGAATCTAGCCAAACTACTGTTTCTAGTTTTGATCTTCTGCGCGAGACTCCTGGAAACAAACCCACAAACATCGAAGACATTTTCGCAGATCACAGTCCGTCAGAGCACTTTGAAGTTGATCCTCTTTCCAGAACATCCCCTTCATCTGTCAGTGCTAACCCGAGCGGGTTGGTTACTTTGAAGGAATTCAGTGCTGTTACGGTTGAATTAGATCAGACTACTGTTTTCAATTTTAATGAGCAGGAGATGCCAGAATATGAACCAGCAGCCCTCGAAAGCCCTTCCATAAGTCAAAGCTCGACAGAAGGCCTTGAAGTTGGTCTTCATTTGCATGCAAGTTCTGAATCAGTAAGAGTTAATCCAAACGAACTGGTCAGTGCAAAGGAGTTCAGTCATGTTTCTGATGTATTGAGCCAACCTACTGTTTCAAGTTTGGACTTTTTGCACAAGACGTCAGAAAATGAACGAAATACCATCGAAAATAGTTTCATCGATCAAAACACAGAAGTAAACCATGAAGTTGAGCTTCATTCTCAATTAATTTTCTCATCAGTTAGAAATAATTCGAGAGAGTTGTCTACGCTGAAGGAATTAAATCATTTTACTAGTTCATTTAACGACACTACAGTTTCTAGTTTTAACTTCATTCCCATGACGCCTGCAAATGAGCCTATATCAATCGAAAACAGTTTCGTAACTCAAAGCCCAGCAGGAGGCCTTGAAGCTGATTTTCATTCACTAGCAAGAACTGTCTCAATCAAGGAAAATACAAGCGTGTTAGCGAGTGTGATGGCATTAAATGATGTCACTGATTCTTTGAAAATTACGGTTGAATTGAAGGAGACCACTATTTCTAGTTTTAGTCGTCTGCACGAGGAAGATCACACAGAAAATGTGGCGGACACCAGTAAGTTTGCGTCCATTGATGTGCATTCAgacggcctcacccctcacacttcgTCGTTCCAGGAGCTGTACGACAGCAGGATATGGTTCTTCATCGTTCTTCGAGGTAACTGTCACCTCGTCAAACTGGATAACACGAACGTTCTTGCCTCTGACTTCATCACGTCCTTCTCGCTGCTGTTACTCTATAGCAAAGACAAAATAGTTGTCCACTCCATAGAGTGTTCGGGAGTCAAGATGACAGTGAACATGACAATAGATTCGTCATATTACCCAAACTGTGAAGAAGATTTGAACACCCTTTTATCGCACAGAAACCTCCGTATcgacctccacaacacctccttcTACATAGAATCTTATGAAACTAGGCGAACCCTTATTTTCGAAACAAAATCAGATATCGAAAAGGATAATTTTAATATCCTGTACTTGATCCTCGGAGGTGTTGCAGTGTCAATTATATTCATTATTTTCGCTGCCATAATATTCGTTATCTACCGACATTTGGTGCTAAAGAAGACCAAGTTTAATCTCGGAACACTAGATACAATTTTATCAGAATCCCCTCGAAGTTACAAAATGGAAGTGGATCACACTGTAAGATTCTCGGACACAGACACCTACTACGTCAAAATGTACAAAAGCTGCAGTGACCTTAGCTCTCTGGATCGTTATGACCAATATGGCTTCATTGACCATCCCACAGCTACCATACAGAGCAGTCCTCAGGCGTCAACTAACAAAAAGAAGTCAAATAGAAGTATTAAACAGAGCCACGGAGGTTCGTATAATTTGGAGAATCGCCACAGAAACTTGTGGCTAGGGCGCCCCACACACGCTGGCGACGAGATCATGACCATCAGGAATGTCAACATTCTGAACCCGTATGATTGTAACATGAGGGAACAGGAGGAAAGTCTAAATCCACTGTTGACGAATGGTAGCCCCAACTCCAGACTGGAGACGACAGCAGCGCACACAGACGACAACATAGATTCTTCTCCATGCCCGCCCTCTGTGGCGCCTCAAAATGATGTCTTGAAGAGAATGGACGACCTCATCTCCACCACTTTCTCCAACAGCATCCCCAACATTACTGCTGATCCCGTCGGAGACACCACTTACAGGACAGCGTATTCCAACGTCATCGCAAGCCTACCTGCAGGTaacctcaacaccatcaccaccactactggggaCTCGAATTTCTATCCAGCTTCCTACtcctccaacaccaacacaccttcCTACAACACAGCAGCCTCCAACGTCACCCCCACCTCCAAGACCTCAGCTGAGAACCTCTGCCTCACACGTATAACCTTCCTGG AGATGCGTGTCTGGCCACGGCGCACCGCAGCCCAACACAACTTCCCACTCCTCAAAGACTCTG GGAAGCCGAAGCCATCTCAGATGATCAACCAGGATGACATCTTAGAGGTCTAG
- the LOC123769775 gene encoding uncharacterized protein isoform X4, which translates to MIPRHTLLLCRLVTVVVLALCTVGHITDAVQHTRGVASDESSRYGRSTNRTSKQTTSVELTNLEAPLTSIPESSVSSAAPAEVLSTLTSLHLTSDLGTSPSLLTTTVVPTNVSTRTLPNTYDDQPTSVIRGDLPINSDFEETVEDVSGLLFSPLETLFTPSEEPPGHEPTTSDDSVINHNPTGYLEMDLYAPEGSVFVNDIQSELTSVMELSNVTLESSQTTVSSFDLLRETPGNKPTNIEDIFADHSPSEHFEVDPLSRTSPSSVSANPSGLVTLKEFSAVTVELDQTTVFNFNEQEMPEYEPAALESPSISQSSTEGLEVGLHLHASSESVRVNPNELVSAKEFSHVSDVLSQPTVSSLDFLHKTSENERNTIENSFIDQNTEVNHEVELHSQLIFSSVRNNSRELSTLKELNHFTSSFNDTTVSSFNFIPMTPANEPISIENSFVTQSPAGGLEADFHSLARTVSIKENTSVLASVMALNDVTDSLKITVELKETTISSFSRLHEEDHTENVADTSKFASIDVHSDGLTPHTSSFQELYDSRIWFFIVLRGNCHLVKLDNTNVLASDFITSFSLLLLYSKDKIVVHSIECSGVKMTVNMTIDSSYYPNCEEDLNTLLSHRNLRIDLHNTSFYIESYETRRTLIFETKSDIEKDNFNILYLILGGVAVSIIFIIFAAIIFVIYRHLVLKKTKFNLGTLDTILSESPRSYKMEVDHTVRFSDTDTYYVKMYKSCSDLSSLDRYDQYGFIDHPTATIQSSPQASTNKKKSNRSIKQSHGGSYNLENRHRNLWLGRPTHAGDEIMTIRNVNILNPYDCNMREQEESLNPLLTNGSPNSRLETTAAHTDDNIDSSPCPPSVAPQNDVLKRMDDLISTTFSNSIPNITADPVGDTTYRTAYSNVIASLPAEMRVWPRRTAAQHNFPLLKDSGRWTLSQRHNREVYRCI; encoded by the exons ATGATACCCCGACACACGTTGCTTCTCTGTCGTCTCGTGACAG TGGTGGTTCTCGCACTATGTACAGTGGGACACATCACCGATGCTGTGCAACACACCCGAGGTGTCGCCAGTGATGAGTCGTCAAGATACGGTCGCTCTACG AATCGAACATCGAAACAAACTACAAGCGTGGAACTAACCAATCTCGAAGCTCCATTAACCTCAATACCAGAATCTTCAGTGAGTTCGGCGGCACCTGCAGAAGTCCTTTCAACTTTGACCTCTCTTCATCTCACCAGTGACCTTGGAACTTCTCCAAGTCTACTGACGACGACTGTTGTTCCCACTAACGTCTCGACTCGTACTCTACCAAACACGTACGACGACCAACCTACATCCGTCATCCGAGGAGACTTGCCTATTAACTCGGACTTCGAGGAGACTGTCGAGGACGTGTCTGGCCTCCTCTTCTCGCCTTTGGAGACGCTCTTTACGCCTTCTGAAGAGCCGCCTGGACATGAACCCACAACCAGTGATGACAGTGTTATAAATCATAATCCTACAGGATACCTAGAAATGGATTTGTATGCACCTGAAGGTTCTGTATTTGTCAACGACATTCAGAGTGAGTTGACCAGTGTAATGGAGCTCAGTAACGTTACTCTTGAATCTAGCCAAACTACTGTTTCTAGTTTTGATCTTCTGCGCGAGACTCCTGGAAACAAACCCACAAACATCGAAGACATTTTCGCAGATCACAGTCCGTCAGAGCACTTTGAAGTTGATCCTCTTTCCAGAACATCCCCTTCATCTGTCAGTGCTAACCCGAGCGGGTTGGTTACTTTGAAGGAATTCAGTGCTGTTACGGTTGAATTAGATCAGACTACTGTTTTCAATTTTAATGAGCAGGAGATGCCAGAATATGAACCAGCAGCCCTCGAAAGCCCTTCCATAAGTCAAAGCTCGACAGAAGGCCTTGAAGTTGGTCTTCATTTGCATGCAAGTTCTGAATCAGTAAGAGTTAATCCAAACGAACTGGTCAGTGCAAAGGAGTTCAGTCATGTTTCTGATGTATTGAGCCAACCTACTGTTTCAAGTTTGGACTTTTTGCACAAGACGTCAGAAAATGAACGAAATACCATCGAAAATAGTTTCATCGATCAAAACACAGAAGTAAACCATGAAGTTGAGCTTCATTCTCAATTAATTTTCTCATCAGTTAGAAATAATTCGAGAGAGTTGTCTACGCTGAAGGAATTAAATCATTTTACTAGTTCATTTAACGACACTACAGTTTCTAGTTTTAACTTCATTCCCATGACGCCTGCAAATGAGCCTATATCAATCGAAAACAGTTTCGTAACTCAAAGCCCAGCAGGAGGCCTTGAAGCTGATTTTCATTCACTAGCAAGAACTGTCTCAATCAAGGAAAATACAAGCGTGTTAGCGAGTGTGATGGCATTAAATGATGTCACTGATTCTTTGAAAATTACGGTTGAATTGAAGGAGACCACTATTTCTAGTTTTAGTCGTCTGCACGAGGAAGATCACACAGAAAATGTGGCGGACACCAGTAAGTTTGCGTCCATTGATGTGCATTCAgacggcctcacccctcacacttcgTCGTTCCAGGAGCTGTACGACAGCAGGATATGGTTCTTCATCGTTCTTCGAGGTAACTGTCACCTCGTCAAACTGGATAACACGAACGTTCTTGCCTCTGACTTCATCACGTCCTTCTCGCTGCTGTTACTCTATAGCAAAGACAAAATAGTTGTCCACTCCATAGAGTGTTCGGGAGTCAAGATGACAGTGAACATGACAATAGATTCGTCATATTACCCAAACTGTGAAGAAGATTTGAACACCCTTTTATCGCACAGAAACCTCCGTATcgacctccacaacacctccttcTACATAGAATCTTATGAAACTAGGCGAACCCTTATTTTCGAAACAAAATCAGATATCGAAAAGGATAATTTTAATATCCTGTACTTGATCCTCGGAGGTGTTGCAGTGTCAATTATATTCATTATTTTCGCTGCCATAATATTCGTTATCTACCGACATTTGGTGCTAAAGAAGACCAAGTTTAATCTCGGAACACTAGATACAATTTTATCAGAATCCCCTCGAAGTTACAAAATGGAAGTGGATCACACTGTAAGATTCTCGGACACAGACACCTACTACGTCAAAATGTACAAAAGCTGCAGTGACCTTAGCTCTCTGGATCGTTATGACCAATATGGCTTCATTGACCATCCCACAGCTACCATACAGAGCAGTCCTCAGGCGTCAACTAACAAAAAGAAGTCAAATAGAAGTATTAAACAGAGCCACGGAGGTTCGTATAATTTGGAGAATCGCCACAGAAACTTGTGGCTAGGGCGCCCCACACACGCTGGCGACGAGATCATGACCATCAGGAATGTCAACATTCTGAACCCGTATGATTGTAACATGAGGGAACAGGAGGAAAGTCTAAATCCACTGTTGACGAATGGTAGCCCCAACTCCAGACTGGAGACGACAGCAGCGCACACAGACGACAACATAGATTCTTCTCCATGCCCGCCCTCTGTGGCGCCTCAAAATGATGTCTTGAAGAGAATGGACGACCTCATCTCCACCACTTTCTCCAACAGCATCCCCAACATTACTGCTGATCCCGTCGGAGACACCACTTACAGGACAGCGTATTCCAACGTCATCGCAAGCCTACCTGCAG AGATGCGTGTCTGGCCACGGCGCACCGCAGCCCAACACAACTTCCCACTCCTCAAAGACTCTGGTAGGTGGACGCTCTCTCAGAGACACAACCGAGAGGTGTACCGGTGTATATAG